Sequence from the Anaeromusa acidaminophila DSM 3853 genome:
TGTGCCGCCGCTTTGCCGCGCGGGTGCTGCATGATGTAAAAGTGGGCCCTTCGCCGGAATGGATGGCTAGACGGGTTGAAGCGGCAGGCATGCGCTCTATCAGCAATGTTGTGGATGTGACCAACTTTGTTATGCTGGAAATGGGACAACCCTTGCATGCATATGACGCTTCGCGCGTACGCGGAGCTTCTTTGACGGCACGGCTGGCTAACGAAGGGGAAGAGCTGGTGACGCTGGACTCGGCAGAAAGAAAGCTGAATCCCAGTATGCTTGTTATTGCTGACGCTGAAGGCCCTGCAGGTTTGGCTGGCGTCATGGGCGGCTTTGACAGCGAAGTAACCGCTGCTACGCAGACCGTCATTTTGGAAGCCGCTCATTTTCAAGGGGCGAATATTCGGCGAACGGCGCGTCAGTTGGGCCTGCGCTCGGAAGCTTCGGGTCGTTTTGAACGCGGTACCGATGTGGTGCGCGCAACAGAGGCTCTAGATCGGGCGGCTCAGCTGCTTCAAGAAATGGGGGCTTGCCGTATTGCGCCCGGGTATGCTGATGCGTATCCGGTAGTGCAAGAACCGAGAACGGTATCTTTTTCCGTAGCTGAGGTAAATCGCCGATTGGGCACCGCATTGTCAGCAGACTGTATGAATGAAATTTTGCAGCGCCTGTATTTTACCATTCTTCAGGTAGAAGGCGATATCGTTACCTTAGGCGTTCCTTCGTGGCGCGATGATGTGGAAGGAATGGCCGATATTTCTGAGGAAATTGCACGGATGCATGGTTTTGAGCAGATTCAAGCATCCCTGCCTGCAGCGGCGGTAGCTCCTGGCGGACAAAGCCAGCGTCATGATTTGGTGGACCTGCTCACGCAACAATGCGTGGCGGCCGGTTTCATGCAAGGCATCTCCTTCAGCTTTTCTCATCCCAAAGTGTTTGACGCCTTGCGCTTGGAGGAGGAAGATATGCGCCGCCAAGCGGTGCCAGTGTTAAATCCTATTACCGATGAGTTTCCCATTTTGAGGACTACGCTGCTGGGAAATATGCTGGAAATGGTAGGGCGTAATGTGGCTCGCCGCAATGAAGACGTCCGCTTGTTTGAAATTGGCGCGGTATACTTGCCGAAAAACTTGCCGATGGATACGCTGCCTCAAGAGCCCTGGATGTTGTGTGCTGCGTTGACTGGCAGAAGACAGCCGCAAGGATGGAATCAAGGACAAGAACCTGTCGACTTTTATGATGCCAAGGGCTTGGCGGAACAGCTTCTCCATTCGCTGGGTTTAAACAAGGCCATTTTTGAAAAGGCGGTTCATCCGGCATTGCACCCGGGCCGGTGTGCTCGTATTGTTTATCCTGGCGGCAAGGAACTGGGCTGGGTTGGCGAAGTGCACCCCGATACACGGGAGGCTTTTGGTTTGAGGGCGCCCGCTTTTGTATGCGAACTGTCTTTGGAAGCGATGCTTCCTTTGTGGAAACGTCTGCCGATCTACACGGCATTGCCTAAATTCCCGGGGATGCAGCGGGATTTAGCATTTGTTACTTCTGATGAGATTTCTGCAGGTGTTTTAGAACAGGAAATCAGTAAAGTTGGCGGCGCTTTATTAAAGCAAGTTACTCTTTTTGATTTGTACAAAGGCGAACACTTGCCTGCGAATCAACGCAGCCTAGCCTTCTCGTTACTTTTCCAGTCTGCTGATAAAACGCTGACTGATGAAGAAGTGGAAGCGGTGATTCAGAAAATTATCAGCCGTCTTCATGAACGTTTTGGCTGTGAGCTTCGCCAATAGGAAGATTGCGTTTTGTCTGGGGAAGGAATTAGTTCCTTCTTGTCGAATGAATGACTAAGATGAAATACGCATAAAGTGCCAGGTGACGAGATGGATAAAAACAAGTGCAAAGTGACGGTGGAAATTTTTGGCGAAGCCTATACTCTGAAAGGGGATATGGAAGCGGAAGCCGTGCGGAAGATTGCAGCAACAGTTGACCAGAAAATGCGTCAGCTGGCGCGCAGTAATCCTCGGCTGTCCGTAGCCAAAGTAGCAGTATTGACGGCGCTGAATCTGGCGGAAGAGTTTGGCAAGCTGGAGCAGGACTATCAGGAATTGATGGAACTGCTTGATGACGACAAGCGATAAAAAGACAAGAAGCACTGGGTTCTGCGCTTTGGCGCAGAACCCAGTGCTTCTCTGTGAAGCTTTTCGGTTAACCTTGATTTTTAGATCTTGAAAAATCCGGCCAGACTGATAATCAAAGAGACTAAACCGCCGGCAATCAAGGGGCCGACGGCTAGACCATGAAAGATACAGACACCGGCGATGGTGCCGACGATTAGGGCGCTGACGGCTTCCGGCGTTTCCCTCATAAACGGAATTCCTTGCGCTGCCAGGTGCGACACCCAGATACCTACGGCAATAGCCACAAGGCCTACTGGTGACTTAAATGCGTCCAAAAGCATGGAAGTTGTTAGTTTTCCTTGAGCGATGGGAACTAAAATCGCCATCGTCAAAATGGTAATTCCTACAGATATGCCATGTGTTTCCACTGGAGCCAGCCAGGCTTCGAAGCCCAGCCACTTGATTAACAGTAAAATCAAAGCAGCGATAAAGACACTGTAATTGCTGCCGAAGAGAGCTAAAAAAAGAATAATGAGCAGAGGAATACTAGATTCTAACATAAAAAGGCCTCCTTGGAGTTTCAATAATAACCTCTATCATAACGCGGATGATAGAGGAAAGCTACTTTATGAAGGTTATTTTATGAAATGATTTTGCTATTATACAAGACTATATTGCATTATAGTGCTTGCCATTTTTGATTTTACCGCAAAGCTAAAAAAGATAGCAGTGAAAAAGGGTTTATAGTTGTGGTAAGATAAAATGATAGTGATTATTACAATGAAATTCAAGATGACTTGGATGGTTTTGTCTAAAAGGGAAGGAATGAAAATATATGGTATGCGAATTATTAGCTCCTGCGGGGAGCGTTGAAGCATTTCACGCTGCTGTGGAAAACGGAGCCGATGCGGTATATTTATCGGGGAAATCTTTTGGGGCTAGAGCCTATGCGCCTAATTTTTCGGATGAGGAATTAATTGAAGCAGTACGATATGCTCATTTGCGGAATGTTAAAGTATATGTAACCGTTAATACATTGGTAGATGACAGTGAAACGAAACTATTGCAGGAATATTTGCGCTTTTTATATGAATGCGAAATTGATGCAGTTTTGGTTCAAGATTTAGGGGTAACGGCAGTAGCTCGCGACTGTGTGCCAAATCTGCCGTTGCATGCCAGTACGCAGATGACCGTGCACAATGCTGCAGGCGTGCGTTTCTTGAAGGATCTTGGCTTTACCAGAGTCGTAGTCTCACGGGAAATGTCTCTTGCGGAACTGCAGCAATGTGTCCAAGAAGGGGGCGCGGAAATTGAAGCCTTTGTTCATGGCGCTCTTTGCATTTCTTATTCCGGTCAATGTTTAATGAGTAGTCTTATTGGCGGACGCAGCGGCAACCGGGGGCGTTGCGCACAGCCTTGCCGGCTCAATTATCGTTTGGAAACGGAAGAAGGAGCTGTAAGTCAGGAGGTTGGCGAATATCTTTTAAGTCCCAAGGACTTGAATACCTTGGAACTAGTGCCGCAATTACTGGCAGCTGGCGTTCATTCCTTGAAAATTGAAGGACGCATGAAGCGGCCGGAGTATGTGGCCGTAGTAGTCGCTGCCTACCGTCAGGCGTTAGATGCGGCATTGCGCGGTGAAGCCTTGGCTTTGGAACCGTTACAACGGGATTTGGAGCAGATCTTTAATCGTGATTTTACTACCGCTTATTTAGAAGGGCGTCCGGGACGAACCATGATGAGCGATCGCCGGCCTAATAATCGCGGCTTGCGGGTGGGGCGTATTGTCGCTTATGACTATGCCAAGAGGGAAGGTTGTTTAAAGCTGGAGCAGCCTCTGCGGCAGGGGGATATTCTTGATATTTGGGTCAAAGTAGGCGGCCGTGTCAATCTTACAATGCAAGAAATGTATGTAAACGGAAATTTGGTAGAAGAAGCCGAACCTGGCGCTATAGTGGCCATTCCCAATATGCCGCCGGTGGGGATGAATGACCGGGCGTTTAAGGTGTTTGACGCACAATTGATGTTAAAAGCGCGCAGCTCCTTTGCCAAAGAACAGCGCAAGGTACCGGTGACAGCGGTAGTAGAGGCGGTGCTAGGGCAGCCGCTGCGCTTGACTTTGCGAGATGACGAGGGGCATGAAGGTACTGGCGAAACTGATTTTTTGGCGGAACCAGCAAGAAAGCATGCTTTGCAAATTGATTCTGTACGCAAACAAGTGGATCGTCTAGGTAACACCCCTTTCACTCTGCAAAATTTAGAATTTAGGGCGCAGGGCGAGCTGATGGTGCCTGTAAGCGAACAAAACGAGATGCGTCGCCGCGCGGTAGAAGCGTTGGAAGAAGCCAGGCTGGTTTCCTATCGCCGGCCTTCTCTTCCCAAGGAGCCATGCAGTTTAGCTTTCAAGGCCGAAAAGCGCATCGCGAAGGATCAATGGCCGGAAAAAATTTGCGTACAGTGCAGCGAGCTGTCGCAAGTTCAAGCGGCTTTGGCTGGAGGCGCTTCTTGCATTCTTTTTGGGGGTGAAGACTTTGTAAAACCGGCGCCTGGGCCGGAGGAATACGCTGCTGTTTGTCGTGTTGTCCAGGAAGCAGGAAAAGAGCTTTGGCTGGGAACGCCGCGTATTGTCCGAGAATGGCAGCTGCCTCGTTGGGAACAGGTTTTCGCGTTTGCAGCGTCGCAAGAAGCAGCTGGCGTATATCTGGCTAACTTAGGTTTATGGGAGTTGTGCCGTAAAAAAACGCCGGGACTTGCTTTTTGGGCGGATGCGCCGCTGAGTCAGTTTAATTCGCAAACTCTTGCTTTTTGGGCGGAACAGGGGGCGGTAGGGGCGACGTTATCGCCGGAATTGACCTTTGAGCAAATTCGAAAGCTTCATTGGCCGGAGACGTTGGCTGGCGAATGTTTAGTGCATGGCCGTTTAACCATGATGGTTTCCGAGTTTTGTCCTTTAGGTTCTTATATTGGCGAGCTGCATACCGGGACCTGCAGCCAGCCTTGCCGCCAAAAAGAAGCTTACTATTTACGTGACCGGAAAGAAGAGCGATTCCCGATTTTTACAGATAGCAGCTGCCGTAGTTATATTTTTAATGCCAAAGAGCTGGATTTGCGTGGCAATCTGACGCAGTTCCGCCAGACCGGGGTAACGCAATTGCGTTTGGATGGGCGGTTGTATCGTCCGGAGGAGCTGCGGCGATTG
This genomic interval carries:
- the pheT gene encoding phenylalanine--tRNA ligase subunit beta — encoded protein: MRTSIEWLNDYVTIQTAPQELADALTMAGIPVEEIEYQGQGLEKVVVGKIEEILPHPNADKLRICRVNVGAAELLQIVTGAANVQEKDVIPVALEGAHLPNGVSIKASKLRGEPSYGMLCSAKELGIDSEELPEEQRSGIYILPADTAIGQGIQDVLGLNQVILGFELTANRPDCFSVIGLAREVAALTGASLKLPEIKVQEDSALPQASETVTVQTACPDLCRRFAARVLHDVKVGPSPEWMARRVEAAGMRSISNVVDVTNFVMLEMGQPLHAYDASRVRGASLTARLANEGEELVTLDSAERKLNPSMLVIADAEGPAGLAGVMGGFDSEVTAATQTVILEAAHFQGANIRRTARQLGLRSEASGRFERGTDVVRATEALDRAAQLLQEMGACRIAPGYADAYPVVQEPRTVSFSVAEVNRRLGTALSADCMNEILQRLYFTILQVEGDIVTLGVPSWRDDVEGMADISEEIARMHGFEQIQASLPAAAVAPGGQSQRHDLVDLLTQQCVAAGFMQGISFSFSHPKVFDALRLEEEDMRRQAVPVLNPITDEFPILRTTLLGNMLEMVGRNVARRNEDVRLFEIGAVYLPKNLPMDTLPQEPWMLCAALTGRRQPQGWNQGQEPVDFYDAKGLAEQLLHSLGLNKAIFEKAVHPALHPGRCARIVYPGGKELGWVGEVHPDTREAFGLRAPAFVCELSLEAMLPLWKRLPIYTALPKFPGMQRDLAFVTSDEISAGVLEQEISKVGGALLKQVTLFDLYKGEHLPANQRSLAFSLLFQSADKTLTDEEVEAVIQKIISRLHERFGCELRQ
- the zapA gene encoding cell division protein ZapA, whose product is MDKNKCKVTVEIFGEAYTLKGDMEAEAVRKIAATVDQKMRQLARSNPRLSVAKVAVLTALNLAEEFGKLEQDYQELMELLDDDKR
- a CDS encoding DUF441 domain-containing protein, with protein sequence MLESSIPLLIILFLALFGSNYSVFIAALILLLIKWLGFEAWLAPVETHGISVGITILTMAILVPIAQGKLTTSMLLDAFKSPVGLVAIAVGIWVSHLAAQGIPFMRETPEAVSALIVGTIAGVCIFHGLAVGPLIAGGLVSLIISLAGFFKI
- a CDS encoding DUF3656 domain-containing U32 family peptidase yields the protein MVCELLAPAGSVEAFHAAVENGADAVYLSGKSFGARAYAPNFSDEELIEAVRYAHLRNVKVYVTVNTLVDDSETKLLQEYLRFLYECEIDAVLVQDLGVTAVARDCVPNLPLHASTQMTVHNAAGVRFLKDLGFTRVVVSREMSLAELQQCVQEGGAEIEAFVHGALCISYSGQCLMSSLIGGRSGNRGRCAQPCRLNYRLETEEGAVSQEVGEYLLSPKDLNTLELVPQLLAAGVHSLKIEGRMKRPEYVAVVVAAYRQALDAALRGEALALEPLQRDLEQIFNRDFTTAYLEGRPGRTMMSDRRPNNRGLRVGRIVAYDYAKREGCLKLEQPLRQGDILDIWVKVGGRVNLTMQEMYVNGNLVEEAEPGAIVAIPNMPPVGMNDRAFKVFDAQLMLKARSSFAKEQRKVPVTAVVEAVLGQPLRLTLRDDEGHEGTGETDFLAEPARKHALQIDSVRKQVDRLGNTPFTLQNLEFRAQGELMVPVSEQNEMRRRAVEALEEARLVSYRRPSLPKEPCSLAFKAEKRIAKDQWPEKICVQCSELSQVQAALAGGASCILFGGEDFVKPAPGPEEYAAVCRVVQEAGKELWLGTPRIVREWQLPRWEQVFAFAASQEAAGVYLANLGLWELCRKKTPGLAFWADAPLSQFNSQTLAFWAEQGAVGATLSPELTFEQIRKLHWPETLAGECLVHGRLTMMVSEFCPLGSYIGELHTGTCSQPCRQKEAYYLRDRKEERFPIFTDSSCRSYIFNAKELDLRGNLTQFRQTGVTQLRLDGRLYRPEELRRLTADYCRELLALQKGMVVPPPAVKPGATRGHYFRGVMMHDQ